The genomic DNA CAGTGGATGACCCACACCCCTTCCACATCTGCGCGTGTGGGCTCCTTCCAGCCGAGGACCCAGTTCCTGCCGTCGCTGAGGATGGTCTCTTCTAGTAAACGGACTGAGGATTGGATTTCGAGGAGGGCTTCCGCCCGGGAAAGGGCGCGGTCTTCTTTCGTGCGGGGAGCGGCGAAGATTGCGGGAGAGAAGGTGGCGCGGTCTCTCAGGAATTTGGGGTCTTTCATcacggggagggaggaggggaggagctCGGCGGctttgaagaagagggttgtggcggttgtgagggtggagaggaggtgggtgatggtTTTTTGGTCTGCtgtgagggggggaggggggaagagggtatcgaggaggttgaggatgaggcgggtGTCGAGGTAGAGGTCGCCGCcgtgggcgaggagggggatgcgGCGGtagttgagggagaggtgggttgatAGGtcggggcgggggaggatggggggttggagctTTTGCGAAAATGTTAGCGTTTGGATGGTGAGAATGTGATGGAATGAGGCCGACTCGACTCACACATTGACAGTATGGAATTCCCCTGATCTTGAGATACCAAATCAGTCTTCTCGCATAAGGCGAGAAGGGGTAATGATACAGAATGAGAGGTTGGTCTGCCATTGTGAGAAAGTTATGAGAGCAACACTTGCACAAACAACAGGAAGGATGCAGAAAAGCAGAAGCTGAACAGGTGAGTGAGGCTCAATTCATATATTCATACATTCCCTATATCGATTACAAACCTCGGTTCATCCGGATGTCGTTTTGGGTCACGGAGCCCTGCGATGGTGGTTCGGCCTCGGCCCGGGGTAAGGTGCGCGTTGACATGCGGGGTTACGGGGTAGCTCCCGCCGTTGGGGCAAAAAGTCTAGGCCTACGGCACCAGAGGAGCACGGGCCTTGACTTGCTCTGTTGGCTCCCTTGTGATTCTACCTCTTACATGGATAGTACACTTGATGGACAGTGCAAGCTGAACTAGATAGCATCTGCTGAAAGGCACGGATGCACAGTGCCTCGTATCTGCACACGTAGACTAAACTCAAGGCAAATACAGATGAAAATAACGTGACAAGAGATAAAATCTATTATTCCCTCCATGCTGGCCGGCTATCCATCTAATAACGTATCCTAACAACactataataaaaatataCTTCCCAGAAAATAGACTGGTATATCCCTCTCTTTTGGTTTTGATGACGATAATGACAATGACAAATCCCAGATGTAGATGCAAAAACCAAACCTCCAAACGCCATTTTCCCTGTATCTCATACCCCCCTATTCACCATCTTACACTTCACCCCCATCACTCACTCAAACCACACTCCCAACAGCAAtactcctcttccccctccaccccctaAACCgtcccaccaacccccccttcctcctcctgttccccttctttttacttcccctttccttctcctgcttaTCATACCCCccttgcccaccaccaccctcctgcCTGACCCTCTGCACCAACCAAACATTATAaaccccaaacaacaaccccccaaccaccatctccaccgcctccaaaaTCCCAGCAATGATCGCCTGCGTCGACCACTCCCCATTCTGCACAGCataaacccccaccaccgtcccaaccagcccaaccaTGCTGTACATCACAAGCGGCAAGTACAACTTGTTCAGCAACCAGACATaattcctcctccacttcaaCCCCAGCCACGCCGTCCCAAAAGTTCCGATGATGATAAACACAAAGCCTACCACCATCGTTGCCGTGTTCGCCCTGGTGAGAAGAAGTTTCTTGTCCGGGGTGGTGTTTGCGCCTAGGTTGATGGGTATAGCGCTTTCAGGGTCCAACggggggcgggagagggCCGTGAACGACCCCGGGATGATCACGTAGCCAGctagaagaagaaaaagaaaaagggtggagaggatgttGTGCAGGCGGGGGATTTTGTCCAGAGACAGCAGGATGGACATGTAAGGTGTTTGTGGGGCCTGGGTGTTGTACAGTGGTTTGGAGTAGGACAGGTCCGtgttttttcttgttgggggggagaaggaagaggatggttGGACGGTTGGGTTTAACGGGCGGGTGGATGTTGCcgttgcggaggaggcgacTGAGTCGAGGGAGCTGGAGTGCGAGTGTTGGTTGTAGGCTGGCTTGGGGGGAATGCCTCCGGCGGCGCGGGGCTGATAGGGGGGAGAGACGACGGCCCGAGGCATGGTGGGATAGCGGCCGCCGTCTTGGTTTGACgaaggggaggtgatgttgCGGGAGAGGTAACCGCCctggggcggggaggttaCTCTTGGTGGGCTGACGATGCCAGAGCGGGAGGGGCCAGCAGGataggtgttgttgatgtttcgGGAAgagctggtgatgttgagaggaGCGATTTCTTttcgttgaggaggagcggcgAGGGCTGGTCTTTGGGGAGGGGCTGATGGGTTTTGAGAGAAAAGACCAACGGGTATGCCGCCTTCTGCTActtgagggttgggtggcGATTGCCTCAAGGGGTTAATGGTTTGTTGAGAAAGGTTGGAAGACATGACTGGCTTCTGGGGTGGGTTAGGAGGCGATTGCCTCAAGGGGTTCATGTCAATGTTGTTGCGAGAGAAGCCGGCCGGCAAGCTTGAGTCGgcaggagggggcggggggtttggtggtgatgaccgAAGAGGGTTCATCAACATTTGGTGTGGCGGTGAATTGACCGGCTTTCGAGAGAACGAGCCAGTGGAAGGGGGTAGAGGTTTTGAGGGAGAAACAACATTGCGGGAGCGACTAGTCTCTGCCGAGACGTGGGGATTGTACGTGGCCTGAGGTAAGGCGCTCTGCGGTGAAACCAAACGGTCAGAGGTTTGCGAAAATCCTCCGGCGGACACGGAGGTttgccgtggaggaggattgggcGTGAGGTTTGCGGTGCGGAGCGGCGGGGGGTAGGCTGGGTTTCTTTCCTGTGGCATATTGCGCCTTGCCTGTGCCTGCTCAAACGATTGCACCGGGGCCATTGCTTGTTGACGAGTCGGTCGTAGAACCACCGGCACAGCTTGTTCAACTCGAGAAGATTGGACTTGTCCGGACCGCGATGAAGTTGGGACCGGGGGCACCGGTCCTCGCGGGACAGGAAGGGCTTCTGCCGGGATCGGCGGCCCCTGACGAGACGGGCCTTGCACCGCGGCCACGGGGGCAGACGGTAATGGGCCTCGAGGCGGTCCTCGACGACTAGCTGTTTGATTTGCTTGGATCTCTGCTTGAGGAGGTTCTTCTTTCACCGCTGGTTTCGGGAAAGAGAAGTTGGGTGCACCTTGATCTGGACTGACTTGGTTTCTGGCGGAAGCTGGAGGCCCTTGATTGAGTTTGCGTTGTTGGGTACTTAAAGCTGCTGGACGTTCTGGTGCACTTTCCGTAGGCTCTCTGCGTGAAGAAAAGCTTGCCTCTGTCACATTCTCAGCAGTACGCCCTGGAGCTGGTTGACGACTGCTCCCCTGCGTCGAAGGTTGGCGAGGCATCCCTCTCTTGGGACCGGCTGACCGCTTTCTTCCTCTGACAGCCGTACTTTCTTGCCCCCTCGCCGTCCTGGGAAGCCGGCCATCTTCTTCGGTGGATGCTGGCACCATAgattgctgttgctgttgttgaggtctCTGTTGCCGTGAAGGTGCTCTCCGTgggcctccttgagctgtTGATGATTCTCCTGCTTCGTCACCCCCAGGAACTGGTTTTCGAGATACGCTTCCCTTTGCGACCTGCTGTTGCCCTTGCTTTGGCACACGAGGGGCCCCTG from Podospora pseudoanserina strain CBS 124.78 chromosome 2, whole genome shotgun sequence includes the following:
- a CDS encoding hypothetical protein (COG:O; EggNog:ENOG503NWXS), coding for MADQPLILYHYPFSPYARRLIWYLKIRGIPYCQCLQPPILPRPDLSTHLSLNYRRIPLLAHGGDLYLDTRLILNLLDTLFPPPPLTADQKTITHLLSTLTTATTLFFKAAELLPSSLPVMKDPKFLRDRATFSPAIFAAPRTKEDRALSRAEALLEIQSSVRLLEETILSDGRNWVLGWKEPTRADVEGVWVIHWLLTLPPPHNDNALDPAVINKTRYPKTMAWVNRFDQFINALSGKEGRVIKGGEAAELILKGKKGGDIGVDETDPVVKVQGLKKGDVVEVFPTDTGSAFKDRGRLVGVDEKEVVWENEKGVRVHAPRLGFRVLGVKGRPSL
- a CDS encoding hypothetical protein (EggNog:ENOG503P44R), with the protein product MSSAGAPRVPKQGQQQVAKGSVSRKPVPGGDEAGESSTAQGGPRRAPSRQQRPQQQQQQSMVPASTEEDGRLPRTARGQESTAVRGRKRSAGPKRGMPRQPSTQGSSRQPAPGRTAENVTEASFSSRREPTESAPERPAALSTQQRKLNQGPPASARNQVSPDQGAPNFSFPKPAVKEEPPQAEIQANQTASRRGPPRGPLPSAPVAAVQGPSRQGPPIPAEALPVPRGPVPPVPTSSRSGQVQSSRVEQAVPVVLRPTRQQAMAPVQSFEQAQARRNMPQERNPAYPPPLRTANLTPNPPPRQTSVSAGGFSQTSDRLVSPQSALPQATYNPHVSAETSRSRNVVSPSKPLPPSTGSFSRKPVNSPPHQMLMNPLRSSPPNPPPPPADSSLPAGFSRNNIDMNPLRQSPPNPPQKPVMSSNLSQQTINPLRQSPPNPQVAEGGIPVGLFSQNPSAPPQRPALAAPPQRKEIAPLNITSSSRNINNTYPAGPSRSGIVSPPRVTSPPQGGYLSRNITSPSSNQDGGRYPTMPRAVVSPPYQPRAAGGIPPKPAYNQHSHSSSLDSVASSATATSTRPLNPTVQPSSSFSPPTRKNTDLSYSKPLYNTQAPQTPYMSILLSLDKIPRLHNILSTLFLFLLLAGYVIIPGSFTALSRPPLDPESAIPINLGANTTPDKKLLLTRANTATMVVGFVFIIIGTFGTAWLGLKWRRNYVWLLNKLYLPLVMYSMVGLVGTVVGVYAVQNGEWSTQAIIAGILEAVEMVVGGLLFGVYNVWLVQRVRQEGGGGQGGYDKQEKERGSKKKGNRRRKGGLVGRFRGWRGKRSIAVGSVV